The nucleotide sequence ataaattcattattcatttcatttttatcaagcTAAGGCTAATGTGTAAAACAAGatctgtcacagagacagcgcgctcgactattccgccgcttttcggtgtatggattgaaacgTTTTGGCGAAActtgcatggatcactgttggattagatttcaatgcattacatgatgtgctgagataatTACATTTATGTAATTGTCCAAGGTCAAAGTTATGTTATGTAACAGGAAAGTCGAACTAGTATGgattgaaggaaaacaaacaccgtttgaatgaaaaacgggcatttattaaaatgccataaatattgttgatttattcCAAAGGTAATTTAGAAAAGTTTTCCGAAAAACATATCTGGGTGGACCAAAACCGCCCACCCCTAGACGTATATGTTAACAAAGTGGTCAGAAAGAAAACacacaattacaaaaacaacataaaatctcaaaattaacaaagtttGGTGAACACATTCGGAAGAACagtaaattgaattggaaaatatttgaggtggtacgcaaactttaacgtaaattctaagtcgaaaaaggggcataattttgtcaaaatgcttgatagagttacctcctcctgtgtacaggttgggagcatgatggtgaacaagcgtgctaagtttcaaagccagatgtcaatggactttgaaaatatttgaggtggtacgcaaactttaacgtaaattttaagtccaaaaaggggcataattttgtcaaaatgcttcatagagttacctcctcctgtgtacaggttgggggcatgatggtgaacaagtgtgcaaagtttaaaagccatatgtcaatggactttgaaaatatttgaggtggtacgcaaactttaacataaagtggttacgccgacgctcgggtgactaggatagctctccttattcttcgaaaagtcgagctaaaaatgtcaTCAGAGCAGCCGACGAAGTAGCCGAAGAAGGAGCAGACGTCGAAGCCAACGCAGTAGCCGCCGACGACGACACCATCAACACTAACGCCGCTGATGGTATCCTGGAAGACCGGACGATTGACATCTGATAGCTTTGAGGCAGATCGATCGATCCCATATTCCACTGGATGAGTCGCTACCGCCCCTCTAGACAAAGACGTTCACGCTGATGTACCGCGAACTTCGAGGTCGTAGTGGGTGGCAGCAAGCGAGGTGGCCAGAAGCTCGTCAGTAATGCCGGATACACATACACAGCTCGCGTAACAAGGGTGGTCGCACTTACTGGACGTGGCGAATAAGAAGCAAGAGGATGACCTTCCACGCAAGTGTCAAGCAATTTGGTGATATCTTCACTCCAAGCATCGTCGGTCATGTCCATCCGGCCGATCCCGGCGCCGCCAAAAAGAattttaagatacatgtatcTACAAAAGTGAAGGAAGCCGCTAGGGTGCGCGTCTTTGAGTCCGCAGCAAATATCGTCGAGCGAGATGTGAAGCAGATGGCGACACCAAATGACGTACGTCAGCCTACCAAAGCCTGACAACTTGGCGCGAGCGCCAAAACCATCAAAGACGGCAACACCCAGATGATCCAGCTGACCTTGAATTCCAGTTGGAGCGGGAATTAATCGGCGAGGAGTTCATCCTTGACGATATACGGATGGACGATCAGCGCCATATCAGCGCAGCTACACCACCTCCGACAGTCTAGGAGATTGTTCATAGACGGGAGGGGGCTGGCGACTGCCTACACCCAGAAGGGGGACACATTTGAGTTCCTTCGCTTGTCACTACCCTACCTGCCGACCGTGCACATCGTCCCTACGTTTGAACAACTGAAACTGACAGCAACAGAGGTGGGCGGCCATGTTTATCGGGTCGTCGAGTACGTTGAGCGGTCCTGGATAAGCGGATCCATGCGGCTCCAGAGAACTGGTCTGTGTTCCGAGAACAAATACGAACGAACAGCGACGTCGAGGGATGACATCGTCGCATCAACACCAAAGCTGGTTGAGCAAACCTTGCTTGGCTTCTATGTGTTGGTCCCCCTCCTCCGCGGTGAAACCGATAAGGTCAACCTGCAGATCCGCCTGGTCAGCGAGCATCTGCTCACCCGCATCCAACGTAAGAAGTATGCTTCACGACTCTTCGACGCCTGCAACCGCTACGAGGAGGACTGAATTACTCCTTTCTTCCTAAATTGGTGTTTGCTCACACCTAATAAATTGGACATAATAGTTGCATTAATTGCTAAATATAATAAGGTTGACGAActgtaaaaatatgttgacGAAACAACAACCCAGTTTGTACTTTAAAATAAGATAGACGAACTGGTAAGGTGACGAAACATCCAGTACCCCATTTAAATATCCTATCTGTATGATcaatttatgcaccagtcaattgtaaccacgcccccccccccccacctaggtccgggggtataccggggatagccggggaaatgggccgtgtttttactattcaggtggccccgcagtgccgggtgaatgcggtgtgGCATAACCGTGAATGATCATAAATCAATCTACATTGATTAATAATAtcatcaatgaaaatatttactgtatGCATGCTAGCTGTGTTAAGTCAGGTGTGGGTAGAAAATAAGCACATAATATAAATTCTAAAGAATGTATCAATTAATCacgtgtttttttcattgagtCAAAACCTAATGAACAAGTTTCAGTTAgtcatgtttttaatatattcttctttaaatggaaataatgagaaataacaaagaaatgaatttatcatcaaagatttgttttcatatttagcGCTTCCGGGTTGCCTCCATTTCGATCAGCCAATCATAATCGCCGTTGCTTACCATGTGACCACGCCTTCCGCCCACCGACCCATTTCACCTCgtgaaaaagaaacattttagtGGGGTTGTTTGTTGTGTGCGTTCTTGAAAAGCAATCATCAAAATGGCCAGTGCTAAGCCTGGAATGACTCGTGATGGAACGATGCAGGTGACTGCAAAGGTAGGCAAAAATTCACCTTGTCGATTTGTAGTAGTTTGTCGCCAATATTCGACGAACAATTAGTGTTTGCCGGTGTTGAAAACTTGAACATATAGACAATAAAAATGCTGAACTAGCAAGAAACTTGCTTAAATCTTGATGTGAAATGAATGCAGATCGACGAAATAATTGCATGAATCTGATTAACAAAGGACCACTTAAACGTTTAATCTGGTTGCTTTGTTAGAAATTAGTTTAAATCAGTGGAATTTTCTTCCAAGAATCGGACGACTAATAAAGCAATACAAGACAAGATTTCAAGATGGCCGACAGCATTCAGGAAGAAAACTAGTTTGATCCagattattataattttatgcacCTTGAAGACGTTTGccgcatttttttttatgtgcaaaatatttttgtgtttttaaaatatgcaattcATTGATTGTAAGACCTATTTAATCGTCTATTTTTGTAACAGTTCCCATTGATTTAGCACATGTTAAAACAAGCTTATTCAAGTTATTGCTTTGTTTGCACGAGTTTGGGTCATAAAGGCCCATGCTGAcccaagatttttttaaatatattcaaaccatatattttcaaacaagttTAAGAAAGCttgttttagtaaaaatattaaaaataaattaaaataatatttaatatctgtttatttttaaattcacagcacttgaaatatataatgtacaCATTTTCATACTGGGCAGTTTGGACACACATTCATTTGCATAATGATGAACAACTTCAAAATGAGGAACAGGAAAGTGCTAGTTGAAAATAGTGATTTTCAGTTAATCTCCGTATGATCAACTTTTTACAGTGATTTCACCCaatttattgtcaaatattcCCAGGTGAAAATGCCCCAAATAGAAGTCAAAACATATCCAGTATGGAGTCCAAATATATGAACTAATTGGTAGGAACGAATTTAACTTCAACCAGTAATCATTcctccttttattatatacatatgaCTTAATTCACATGTCTAAAAAAGCACTTTAAACTTCATTGTGAAATAGAATGAAACACAGCAATATGTAATATAAGAATATCAATAAATTTACATGACAATATAagtcatatttataataataataccataaATGTCCACTGTTTTTGTCACGCTAAGCCGTTATCTTGTTGTAAACCTCTAGTTTTGCTGAAAGGCGTTTTGACATGGGGACAATTTGACCTACAACCATTTTATCCATTCTATTCTGTATTTGCTTCATCATGCTTGGAACTAAATTTCACACCATTTTATATGGTCTTTGcacattttgtaataattttgtGTCTCCAAAATAAGTTTCGATAAACCCCCACTACCTTTGTTCTAATATCAAAGGCTTCTTGCTTAATCCTTTTGTTAATCTGATAAAATAGGGTCAGTTGACCACAGTAACTCTATATGCATATCTCTGGGTCATATCTAAGCATGTTGTTACAATATCTTAGCATATTGTTGCAATATTGTAGCATATTGTTGCAATATCTTAGCATGTTGTTACAGTAATGGCAGCCATGTTTATAAACTTCTGATATTTTGCTTTATGGTATTTCTTTGTGGACTATCCATTGTGTGCTTAATATATGTTGGTCATCTAGCAAGAAAATAAACGTGTAGAGGCTGTAAAAAGTCTTCCTagaattttattattgttgaaGACTCCCACACAGACAGTTGCAGGGGATAATCTCTCAGTCAGACACAAAACTTTGCAAGGAATAAATATGTacgtttataaaatgtttgaaaagagGTGCTAATGAATAAATGGGGTACTGGGGGAATACTGATTTTTGGATCATTAGAAAGAGTCAGGATTTGGACAGATGTGTGTTGTGCGTCCCgaattgaattaattttgataaatccATCCTTTTCTTCCAAATCCTGGCTGCTCTAGGGGCAAGATTAGGACCACATTATTTGAAGTTTTCCACTGTTTCCATTGCTGTGGCACAGATCTGGCCTGTCCGCTGCAATAACAATCTAATTTTTATCATGATCCTTAAAACTAAGTTACTCCCTGTTCATTTCCAGGAGGGTATAGCGCTGTTGAAGGCATCAGGCAAAGACACTCTTTTGGAGATGCAGGGACTTAAGGATGGTGAGAAGCCCCCAGTGAAGAAAGCTGGCACCATGGAGGCAACTGCCAAGGTTAGTATGGACATGCTTGTTAACCCTCTTGATTTATCTGGTCTAATCTTCAATGAATTGAGACATATTGTCTTTGTCCTCGCTCTCCAACTcactattattataatatttttattcttcaatCACTCTCAGAGGTGAACTTGgaaactacttgaaggaatAGATTGAAGCTTGTAATATATACTGATGGCAATGTTGAGGTGTGCACCCTGCAAGAATGATTACTCTGGGGCACTTCATTGGTGATATAACTTTGCAATGAAGTGCCCCAGAGTTATCTGGGTTATCAGAGTTTAATGTAACATAAGCTTGTTTGAGaataattcatattatatatatatgatctaTAATAAAATGGGATTGAATAACATAATACTTCTTAGTGATAGTTGAAAAGGTTAATTAATGTTCAATAGAAGTACTTGTAAGCACAAAATGGAagtgattgttttattgtaagaaataaTTGAACCATACGTATGTCTATAAGTTTTTTGTAAGGTCAGTTTACTCATATTTTATAAGAGGTTGTAAAAAGTCTATAAATCTGCCCAAAATAAGGGATACAAAATCTTGAAACATTCATATGAAACTGTTACCTCAGGAAGGCCTAAGTCTGCTGGAGGGTACAAGTCTTGACCCAGACGCCGCAACACGGGGCCAGCAAAAGAAGCTGGATGCCATTGGTGAGGAGGATGCTCCACCTACCAAGAAACCACGCATGTCAAAGGCCACTACCATGGTCAACACAGCCAAggtttgtcatattttaaaaaatggagtggtttatgttttgtcataaaaaagtaaCCACTTCTGTGGTCAACACAGccaagatacatgtacataagtttTCTCTAGCCATTTTGTAAATGGGGCCTGGACCCTTAGAATTGTAAAAATAGagacaaaatgtttgaatttgtgAATGACCATGGTATATTTTATGACCttgattttggggtcaaagGTTAGGATCTTGTCATcttttattggaaaaaaatgggtGCTTTTGAAAGGCActaataatataaatcaatattaatcAAAAACACATATCTTACAAAACAGTGATCTAATATTCAACTATTGACTTTTCTGCTGATAGGAAGCCAAGGATCTTCTTGGTGCCGCAGCCCCCGACTCGGACGCCATGACACGTGGACAGCAGAAGAAAATTGAAGAAATTCAATCAGAGAAACCGTCACCTAAGAAACCTAAACTTTCAAAAAACACTACAATGGCAGCTACCGCAAAGGTAGGAATGTTCAAAAAGCATGTCCATATGTATAAAGTCATCCAAGCTCAAAACTTAGTGTGTTTTGGGTTACTTATAAGATTTGATTTCAGAATTATATCTTTCATCATTCCATCAATGAACATGCTCAAGACCATTCAAAACACAAGATAAGGAAAAAAAGTTATACTTGTTTTTTATAAACCTGCTataaaattggttattttttaattatataataataaatgcaatcacATTATTGCATATTTTTACTTCACAAACTACATTTTATCCAGGAGGGGTCAGCCCTAGTTGCTGGTGAAAAACTCGGGGACACACGACAAGACACAAAGAAAAAGGCTGCGAAACCATCACCTATAAAGAAACACACGACTATTCAGAAAACCCTGGAAGAGGGTAAGTAGTGTGTAAACTTTGGGTACTGATCTTGAGGCCTTAAAATCGTTGTGATACATATCTCTAGATGGGCACCGGTTTATCCAGTGTATTACTATAAGGACATGgctttttgaaatatattgcaatatgtaCTCTGcatattgtaatatattgcaCAACAAACTCTGCATGTTGTAATATATTGCTCAACAAACTGcattattgtaatatattgaattacaaacttgaatattgtattaaatgtattgcATTACAAACTTGCTTATTGTATTACCGGTATATTGCATTCCAAATTCTgcatattgtaatatatattgcattacaAACTCTGcatattgtaatatattgcaTTACTGCTTTTGGTTTACTGTTGCAGCCTTACAATTGAATAAAGCCTTAGAAATAATAACTTACAAAAGCATCCTGCTAAACATccagttttataaaaatgtatgtctAATTCTcacttcaaataaatattgcccTATCTCCATTTTCAGCCAAGTATGTTGTGGATGATGTTGATGTGACTGAAGGTCGTAGGCTGCGGTCAACAGGCAAGCCAAAGCCTGCACCAGCTCCTGCAAAACTGAAAAAAGCGGGAACCATGCAGAAGACAGCCAAGGAGGGAAAAGAATTCTTGAAAAGGGGCAAGACGCCAAAAAAGCAAGAGGTTGATGAGGAAGAGGAGGAAGATGTGGAATAGATTAGATCTAAGTAAAGCTTGGCTTATTTATGTCAGTGTTTACTTAGCTCAACTAAGCAAATCTTGGCCTATATAAAGCTTAGGCCATATATTATAAGCTAATCTTAAGAAATGGATGATGATAGGTGTTCTTGTTGTTAGGGTGAAAATGAATAACAGTGAAAAAGACactggaaaaaaataatctgtgTGACATGTAGATGACAAAAGTGTATTCAAAGACCTATCACAGCGATTTATTCACTTTGTTGtaatttttatatcatgtttaatgagtttttgcttatttcatagttttattttgttctgtgTTCATGTTTAATACCATTATGAAActgtttaagaatattttgttatgaatgacaTCTTCAAgattattaattaaattgcTTATTGTAATTCACCTTagttttaaagctttttaattCACTTTAATAAGAAAAGTCCTTcatattcttttaaattttgtgttCCCTccatattgatattgttttaattttagtttttaatattttacaatttctaaACTGGCGTGAAATCCCTAATCCATGGATTTGTTTTCAAGTATCGttgctttgtaaaaaaaatgtgcaatttgttgttataaataatatttaggGCGTTCAAGACATTCAAAGTCATTCTCATcgtaatttcattatttgaatgTATAATATGAACAGTTCTCTTATAAAGGCATTATGGGTGAAATTAAGTGGGTTTTTTTACACATGAGCAGATTATGaaagcatttatttcaaaatgctgAACAACTACAGTAACCCTTGGCGTGGGGTTAAAGCTTTATGTGCTCCTAAATTAAACATCACTTAGATCTCTACCACTCTTCTGCCCactaatatgtatatacatgtatgtccaccTGTGGAACTGGACAcgttcaatttttatgtatgtacatgtatatcaacccGCAGGACTGGAAACCTTTATTACAAACATGGCAGCATTCTCACTATTTATAAAGACAATGCAATTTTGTATGAATCCATTTGTTCATTATACATGTGATTCAGTTCCACAAACTTGACAAACATTTCCTGTTTTGACCAATGTttgtgaacatttatttttgttagtaCATGAGGTTAACATGTCTTGGTTCTGACTTTTTGTTGCTGTGACGCTTGATtaacattatcataaaaaacaaacaataactcGATAAACCGGCAGCTGTTATAAGACTGAGGAATTAAGGAGGcacaaaaaatgatgtttgaagAATTTGTAATGTTACACACTGGTTgtgaaatgcactttttttaattctatgTACGACTGTGATGGGTTTTATCTTGACTGTGATTTTATTCCATCTTGTACAGCTTTATCAATTCAACTAGCAGTATTTGTGTTGCTGTTGCGAACACTCTCTGTAATGCCAAGGGAACTAGTGTGACGCACATTGAAGCCAAAAAATAAACGGACCCTGTTCAAAGGTTTTAAAAACAAGGCTTCCAGACTGACTCTAAAAGGACACCTTAaggaggatttttttttttataaaaaaaaaaaaaatcgagccATGCTTCAAGTAATTTTTATGAGGTTGAACTAAGGTCACATAGTAGGTTATAGGAAAATTTAAGTTTCAATTAGCATATTTATACTGTATATTTGTGACACAGGGAATGTCAGAATTGATGTTTTGTATAAAGCTGTACAGAGGAAGGACATGTATAGTGTAAACCATGTACATGTTGGTGGTAGATTTCCAAAATCAGCTCTATGATTTATTTACTATAGTCATCACTACGTAAATACCTAGTACATATCTGCAGTCTTAATAAAaagtcatatatatttcattttatggagaagtttaaaaacaatcatgttttaaacttttaagaTGTGTATGTTCACTTGATTTAGGGATATTAGTGATGTCCATAACTGTTGTTATTCCTGATGGACTAGTTTTCATCTTTATACCATATTTCCGATGAATGTATTCAAACACATTTCCATCTGtagatttaatcattttaagtattgaataaaatttcatgttttgtcaatatAGTTCTTTTTTCTAAGAATGATGCAGTTGTTGGTTTTATGTTAAGAACTGCGCGATGATGTTAAGAATTTCAAGTACTAGAACactagatgatgatgatgatgatgatggcaaAATCTTAATTTGAGATCTTTGGAGATTATGAAATGGTGATTATCATGTAAATtttggatgatgatgatgatgatgatgatgatgatgatgatgatgatgatgatgatgaccaTGACAACTTAAATCAATAAGAGATAACAATAAGGCCATTATCAAGGATGAATCAATTGGAGATCCTTGAAGATTACGCAATTGCGATTATCATGAAAATTttgcatgatgatgatgacgataaTACTGATGTcaatcatgatgatgatgatgatgatgatgctgatctcgatgatgatgatgatgatgatgatgatagtatAGTTGAATAACGTACAATGTTAAATGTATCAGTAGGAAATAACCAAATTCAACTATGTCCGAATTACGCCCCTTAGATGCAAATCTGCCATGctatttctactttcacttcCTTATTGACATTGACTACAAAGTCTGGAAATGGTATTAAATAAAACGATTTGATGTGTGGTgaacaaaaatcatgtttatatataataatctaTGTCCTGGATACAATGAACGTTACATTTCTTTTATCGAATAttaaattatgtaggaatattAAATTTACATGCCAAATTAGTCATTCAACTACACGTCAATTTGTACACATCACGGAATTTGACTAGTTGAttgtaatgataaatatatctCGTAAGCGTAATTTTAACAGGGTATGATCATTATATTGAAGAGATTAAACATACGGTGCAAAAGGTAACTAAAAGTTGATGGgtaagttatttcatttttctaaacaaaatgATTAATCTCTTTCTTAAGATGGGTCATTTGTTCACATGAGTTTATGATGTGTCTTTTGGTTATGTTGTTTTTGGTGCAAACAACATACTTTTCTGTGAGGATTTTTCAAATTGCAGTTTTAgatgaacaaatatcaaatttaaattggAGATTAattaatcatacatgtattaaaggtaaataatgtCAACATCCATACTTGAGTGTTTTTTCTGaggaaatatcattttttcttCCAATTTTTAAAGTAACATTTGCACAAATCTGATAAATATGCTAGGGACTATCAGTTCTTTGCCAAGgaccaattattttaaaatatgcaagtACTAGTTGATGTATTTAAGCAGAAGATAGTCACTGAACTGATGACTTCCTTGCAGTAACAGTAGACTTGTCTTCCAATGGGTTACACGGACTGGTTGTTACTGCGACTGGGCCTACAAGGCGCCTGTCTGATCCTGTTCATGTACCACGCAACATGGACCAGCCTCCTTTACTTCATCATATTTCTAGGTAAAAGAAACCCACTTGCCTACATGACTTTTCCTGATGAAGGCTTTGGTCAAAACATtgaagagtaaataaaaataagttttgaaacCAAATGCTTTTTTTGTTCAGATATCAACATTCAACATTTCACTTGCAACTAAGCTTCAAGTACAAATACAAAGTTCAATACtggtatattttgtatacaggtatatatatatatgtgtgtagtTTTCCTGTCTGGAAATTCagacaaataaacatattttattatgcccccttttgaaaaaagtggggtatattgttttgcacatgtcggtcggtcggtcggtcggtcggtctgtctgtcggtcggtcggaataccaaatggtttccgatcaataacttgagaacgctttgaccgagggacctcatacttggtatgtgtattggtcatcaccagcagatgaaccctattgattttaaggtcagtgggtc is from Mya arenaria isolate MELC-2E11 chromosome 9, ASM2691426v1 and encodes:
- the LOC128203315 gene encoding uncharacterized protein LOC128203315; protein product: MASAKPGMTRDGTMQVTAKEGIALLKASGKDTLLEMQGLKDGEKPPVKKAGTMEATAKEGLSLLEGTSLDPDAATRGQQKKLDAIGEEDAPPTKKPRMSKATTMVNTAKEAKDLLGAAAPDSDAMTRGQQKKIEEIQSEKPSPKKPKLSKNTTMAATAKEGSALVAGEKLGDTRQDTKKKAAKPSPIKKHTTIQKTLEEAKYVVDDVDVTEGRRLRSTGKPKPAPAPAKLKKAGTMQKTAKEGKEFLKRGKTPKKQEVDEEEEEDVE